The following proteins are co-located in the Nocardia bhagyanarayanae genome:
- a CDS encoding serine/threonine-protein kinase has protein sequence MSAGIHRVREALPGYDVGEEVGRGGCGVVLAGTHRRLGRSVAIKQIPPGFADDAEVRRRFVDEARVMAAIDHPHVVRVFDYLEHEGLCLLIMEFLPGGTVGSRFHGEGFAATSAVAVGLACAAGLHAAHRHGILHRDVKPANLMFGTGGAVKLTDFGIAKIVGGDQTLATKAGEIIGTPSYMAPEQILGEELSPATDVYSLATMLYQLLSGVLPFPPADSTRATLLAHAFGQPVPLAETAPRVPQPIAEVVMRGLATDPAQRFASAEDFGIALAEPAAYCWGGDWLTPVGIPVIGADTIVAAATGGGRRIGRRAGASGTVPRPGDVGAPPSGMAAPPTAAFDAPGVLGHSPSGGTGRGPVGYPTVPHRPGRPGSVRAEDGPPKQTVAGAGGSPTRQNVGTWTMPAPEQAAATSPRVRPKEEAPSGVRLIDIDRDDMVPIREVMVAESPRIPLVIAAVLAATACAIALLGLGGPAVGGDLAPGAVTLSGADPVTTTPVLLDLSAPIPLQVDGIDADAARLSLNVLGARLGGSTTALSPGTPASLAAPVNPYVLAGATTGELTLLRGGTEIATQRIEFRTRQRSTTTGVAVGVALLALFAIAYLESNFRALRRGRGGPSNTAGLVVSASATAVAVVGAAWVLLEKPPTGLTLVTAVVAAAAASVAAMVAARRMAERYRHLRRRRLVAMVRV, from the coding sequence GTGAGTGCCGGTATCCACCGGGTGCGCGAGGCGCTGCCGGGCTACGACGTCGGCGAGGAGGTCGGCCGAGGCGGCTGTGGGGTCGTGCTGGCGGGCACCCATCGCCGATTGGGCCGGTCGGTGGCGATCAAGCAGATTCCGCCCGGGTTCGCCGACGACGCCGAAGTGCGTAGACGATTCGTCGACGAGGCGCGAGTGATGGCTGCCATCGATCATCCGCACGTGGTGCGGGTGTTCGATTACCTCGAACACGAGGGGCTGTGTCTGCTGATCATGGAATTCCTGCCGGGCGGGACGGTCGGTAGCCGATTCCACGGCGAGGGTTTCGCAGCCACCTCGGCGGTCGCGGTGGGACTGGCGTGCGCCGCCGGACTGCACGCGGCGCATCGGCACGGCATCCTGCACCGAGATGTCAAACCGGCCAATCTGATGTTCGGTACGGGCGGCGCTGTCAAGCTGACCGACTTCGGTATCGCGAAGATCGTCGGCGGTGATCAGACCCTGGCGACCAAGGCAGGCGAGATCATCGGTACGCCGTCCTACATGGCGCCGGAACAGATACTCGGAGAAGAACTTTCCCCGGCCACCGATGTCTATTCGCTGGCGACGATGCTCTATCAGTTGCTTTCCGGTGTCCTGCCGTTCCCGCCCGCGGACAGCACCAGGGCAACCCTTCTCGCCCACGCCTTCGGACAGCCGGTGCCCCTGGCGGAGACCGCCCCGCGTGTTCCACAGCCCATCGCCGAGGTGGTGATGCGGGGTCTGGCCACCGATCCAGCCCAGCGATTCGCCTCGGCCGAGGATTTCGGCATCGCGCTGGCCGAACCCGCGGCCTACTGCTGGGGCGGTGATTGGCTGACGCCGGTCGGCATCCCGGTCATCGGCGCGGACACCATCGTGGCGGCCGCCACCGGCGGCGGCCGGCGCATCGGCAGGAGGGCGGGTGCTTCCGGCACGGTGCCCCGACCCGGCGATGTGGGTGCGCCGCCGTCGGGCATGGCCGCGCCGCCGACCGCGGCGTTCGATGCGCCGGGAGTACTCGGGCACAGTCCGTCCGGTGGTACCGGCCGCGGTCCGGTCGGATACCCGACAGTCCCGCACCGACCCGGTCGCCCCGGATCGGTGCGGGCGGAAGATGGACCCCCGAAACAAACGGTCGCCGGGGCGGGTGGGTCACCGACGCGCCAGAACGTCGGTACCTGGACCATGCCCGCGCCCGAACAGGCGGCGGCGACCTCGCCTCGCGTGCGGCCGAAGGAGGAGGCGCCGAGCGGCGTGCGCCTGATCGATATCGACCGCGACGATATGGTGCCCATCCGGGAAGTCATGGTTGCCGAATCGCCACGGATCCCGCTCGTGATCGCGGCGGTTCTGGCGGCCACGGCCTGCGCCATCGCGCTGCTGGGCCTCGGCGGCCCGGCCGTCGGCGGTGACCTCGCACCGGGGGCGGTCACTCTCTCCGGCGCCGACCCGGTCACGACGACACCGGTCCTGCTCGACCTCTCCGCCCCGATTCCGCTACAGGTCGATGGAATCGACGCCGACGCGGCGCGGTTGTCGCTGAACGTCCTCGGCGCCAGGCTCGGTGGATCGACCACCGCCCTCTCGCCCGGCACTCCCGCATCGCTTGCGGCGCCGGTCAACCCCTACGTGCTGGCCGGGGCTACCACCGGGGAACTGACACTGCTGCGCGGCGGAACCGAAATCGCCACGCAGCGAATCGAATTCCGCACCCGACAGCGTTCGACGACAACGGGGGTGGCGGTGGGTGTCGCGTTGCTGGCGTTGTTCGCGATCGCCTACCTGGAGTCCAATTTCCGTGCCCTGCGGCGCGGGCGCGGCGGGCCGTCGAACACCGCGGGCCTCGTCGTCAGCGCTTCGGCGACGGCGGTCGCGGTCGTCGGCGCCGCCTGGGTGCTCCTGGAAAAGCCACCGACCGGCCTCACACTGGTCACCGCCGTAGTGGCCGCCGCGGCGGCGAGCGTGGCAGCTATGGTCGCCGCGCGCCGAATGGCCGAACGCTACCGCCATCTGCGCCGCCGCCGCTTGGTCGCCATGGTCCGGGTGTGA
- a CDS encoding L,D-transpeptidase — MVLGRRRLLIGFAGAGGLALAGCGQEPAPPKPATIRFDPPPGTLDVDPRSHGTVTVTDGTLRSVEWIDETGRSLPGAPAPDHRTWTSAEPLGYGHTYTAKAVAHGEAGDVTATTTCTTVRPRQLIDVSLRSANLVELAENDTYGVGFVLVARFDEPVDRAAVERHLKVTTQPAVTGAWYWLDDQNAHWRPEHYHAPGTRITIEAELFGRALGEGRYGLRDQRVSVMIGPAHVAIADDDTKQIEVFDNGNLVRTMPTSMGKGGTTVVGGRYLSFWTRPGIYTVLDRNNPVIMDSATYGLPTNAGGYRTSIDHAVRISHDGIFVHALAASMWAQGNTNVSHGCLNLSPADAAWFYDFVIPGDVVEVRNTGGEPLDIWQNGDWSIPWSEWLRGGTPA, encoded by the coding sequence GTGGTATTGGGACGTCGTCGGCTGCTGATCGGCTTCGCCGGTGCGGGTGGCCTCGCTCTGGCCGGATGCGGGCAGGAACCCGCGCCCCCCAAACCCGCCACCATCCGATTCGATCCGCCACCCGGCACCCTCGACGTCGATCCGCGCAGCCACGGCACGGTCACGGTCACCGACGGGACACTGCGGTCGGTCGAATGGATCGACGAAACGGGCAGATCACTGCCCGGCGCACCGGCACCCGATCATCGGACCTGGACCAGCGCCGAGCCGCTCGGCTACGGACACACCTACACCGCGAAAGCCGTGGCGCACGGCGAAGCCGGAGACGTCACCGCGACGACGACCTGCACCACGGTGCGACCGCGACAGCTCATCGACGTCTCCCTGCGCTCCGCCAATCTCGTCGAGCTGGCCGAGAACGACACCTACGGCGTGGGTTTCGTGCTCGTCGCCCGTTTCGACGAACCCGTCGACCGGGCCGCCGTGGAACGCCACCTGAAAGTCACCACCCAGCCCGCCGTCACGGGCGCCTGGTACTGGCTCGACGATCAGAACGCACACTGGCGGCCGGAGCACTATCACGCGCCGGGAACCAGGATCACGATCGAGGCCGAACTGTTCGGACGCGCGCTCGGCGAGGGCCGCTACGGCCTGCGCGACCAACGGGTGTCGGTGATGATCGGCCCCGCGCACGTCGCGATCGCCGACGACGACACCAAACAGATCGAGGTCTTCGACAACGGGAACCTGGTGCGCACCATGCCCACATCGATGGGCAAAGGCGGCACCACGGTCGTCGGCGGCCGATACCTGTCGTTCTGGACCCGTCCCGGCATCTACACCGTGCTGGACCGGAACAACCCGGTGATCATGGACTCCGCCACCTACGGCCTGCCCACCAACGCCGGCGGCTACCGCACCAGCATCGACCACGCGGTCCGCATCAGCCACGACGGCATCTTCGTGCACGCGCTGGCCGCGAGCATGTGGGCTCAAGGCAACACCAACGTCTCACACGGCTGCCTGAACCTCTCCCCCGCCGATGCCGCATGGTTCTACGACTTCGTCATCCCCGGCGACGTCGTCGAGGTCCGCAACACCGGCGGCGAACCCCTCGACATCTGGCAGAACGGCGATTGGAGCATCCCGTGGTCCGAGTGGCTTCGCGGCGGCACCCCGGCGTGA
- a CDS encoding ABC transporter ATP-binding protein, protein MSSRATAVKLVLRFYGREMASRKALTIPALLAPALGNICNLYIAPLIVAMVVGRVAVTGDTSFGALASYILAFGGALLFAEVLWRIGIHCLNRVDAYGIEHLYVLAMDELLAKDAAFFHNNFAGSLTKRSLSFAARFEQFVDTLAFEVLAALVPLVFASVVLWRYDPVLVVVLMGMIVVSALVVMPLIARRQKLVDDREAAIARVSGHVADSLANMQVVRAFAAEPQEAAEHRRRVASSRRKSLRSWDYANQRIDTLVAPLLVLTNVIGLLIALGLSGGNAGVEAIVVAFTYYFNATGIMFRFNQIYRRLETVLTEAAQFTELLLDEPKVLDIEHPEPLRPKSFDVRFEGVNFTHDGARQLFHGLDLHVPSGAKVGLVGRSGGGKTTITHLLLRLMDIQSGTIRIGGQDIARLRQADLRSLIAYVPQDPAMFHRTLSENIRFARPDATDEDILRAAEAAHVTEFADALPQGMETLIGERGVKLSGGQRQRVALARAILRDSPVLLLDEATSALDSESESLVQQALWELMEGRTALVVAHRLSTVAGMDRLVVLDHGRVVEEGTHEELLCAQGTYAQLWRHQSGGFLGEDVVAR, encoded by the coding sequence ATGAGTTCACGCGCAACGGCGGTCAAGCTGGTGCTGCGTTTCTACGGCCGGGAAATGGCCTCCCGCAAGGCTTTGACGATTCCGGCGCTGCTGGCGCCGGCACTCGGCAATATCTGCAACCTGTACATCGCACCGCTGATCGTCGCCATGGTGGTCGGCCGGGTCGCGGTGACCGGGGATACGAGTTTCGGGGCCCTCGCTTCGTACATCCTCGCCTTCGGTGGCGCCCTGCTGTTCGCGGAAGTGCTGTGGCGCATCGGGATTCACTGCCTGAACCGAGTCGACGCCTACGGTATCGAGCACCTGTACGTGCTCGCCATGGACGAGTTGCTCGCCAAGGACGCGGCGTTCTTCCACAACAACTTCGCCGGTTCGCTGACGAAGCGCTCGCTCAGCTTCGCGGCTCGGTTCGAGCAGTTCGTGGACACCCTTGCCTTCGAGGTCTTGGCAGCGCTGGTGCCGCTGGTGTTCGCCTCGGTTGTGTTGTGGCGCTACGACCCCGTGCTGGTCGTCGTGCTGATGGGAATGATCGTCGTGAGCGCGCTGGTCGTCATGCCATTGATCGCGCGCCGCCAGAAGCTCGTCGACGACCGCGAGGCCGCCATCGCGCGGGTTTCCGGGCATGTGGCCGACAGCCTGGCCAATATGCAAGTGGTGCGCGCGTTCGCCGCCGAACCGCAGGAGGCGGCCGAGCATCGGCGGCGGGTCGCCTCGTCGCGGCGTAAGTCGTTGCGCTCCTGGGATTACGCGAACCAGCGGATAGATACGCTGGTAGCGCCGCTGTTGGTGCTCACCAACGTGATCGGCCTGCTGATCGCTCTGGGCCTCAGCGGCGGGAATGCGGGAGTGGAGGCCATCGTGGTGGCATTCACCTACTACTTCAACGCCACCGGGATCATGTTCCGGTTCAACCAGATCTACCGACGGCTGGAGACCGTGCTCACCGAGGCGGCGCAGTTCACCGAACTACTGCTCGACGAACCGAAGGTGCTCGATATCGAACATCCTGAACCATTGCGGCCCAAGAGCTTCGACGTCCGGTTCGAGGGAGTGAACTTCACCCACGATGGTGCGCGGCAGCTGTTCCACGGCTTGGATCTGCACGTGCCCAGCGGCGCCAAGGTAGGCCTGGTCGGACGATCCGGTGGCGGCAAGACCACCATCACCCACCTGCTGCTGCGGTTGATGGATATCCAATCCGGAACGATCCGCATCGGCGGGCAGGACATCGCCCGGTTGCGGCAGGCGGATCTGCGCAGTCTGATCGCCTACGTGCCTCAGGATCCGGCCATGTTCCACCGGACCCTGAGCGAGAACATCCGGTTCGCGCGCCCAGACGCCACGGACGAGGACATCCTGCGGGCCGCCGAGGCCGCGCACGTCACCGAATTCGCGGACGCGCTGCCGCAGGGTATGGAAACGCTCATCGGCGAGCGCGGCGTGAAACTGTCCGGCGGCCAGCGCCAGCGGGTCGCGCTGGCCCGGGCAATCCTGCGGGACTCGCCCGTCCTGCTCCTGGACGAGGCCACCAGCGCACTCGACTCGGAAAGCGAATCGCTTGTGCAGCAAGCGCTCTGGGAGTTGATGGAAGGACGTACGGCGCTGGTCGTCGCGCACCGGCTCAGCACGGTGGCCGGGATGGACCGGCTCGTGGTGCTCGACCACGGGCGAGTCGTCGAGGAGGGGACACACGAGGAGCTGCTGTGCGCGCAAGGAACGTATGCGCAGCTGTGGCGGCACCAGTCGGGTGGCTTCCTCGGCGAGGACGTGGTCGCCCGTTGA
- a CDS encoding TetR/AcrR family transcriptional regulator, producing MTAAAAELADVGAERASLRSIARRVGISHQALTYHFADRRAVLTAVAVDGFTRLTADIADALAQVPTDVPLGEHAIAVGATYVAFAREHPALFTLMLGSTQVDDANAELVDKRLQIWNLLLQTAAQESDRGWGGGVEPQYMALLAWTVVHGLATLDRSAPRAADVADLLRVLNGAIIRPDTD from the coding sequence TTGACCGCAGCAGCGGCCGAACTCGCCGACGTCGGTGCGGAACGGGCCAGCCTGCGATCGATCGCACGCCGGGTGGGTATCAGCCATCAGGCGCTGACCTACCACTTCGCCGACCGGCGAGCGGTTCTGACCGCAGTCGCGGTCGACGGCTTCACGCGGCTGACGGCCGACATCGCCGACGCGCTGGCGCAGGTGCCGACCGACGTGCCCCTCGGGGAACACGCCATCGCGGTCGGGGCAACCTATGTCGCGTTCGCCCGCGAGCATCCGGCGTTGTTCACACTCATGCTCGGATCCACCCAGGTCGACGACGCCAACGCCGAACTCGTCGACAAACGCCTGCAGATTTGGAACCTGCTCTTGCAGACGGCCGCACAAGAATCCGACCGCGGGTGGGGTGGCGGCGTCGAACCGCAATACATGGCACTGCTCGCCTGGACGGTCGTGCACGGCTTGGCCACCCTGGATCGCTCCGCCCCTCGAGCCGCCGACGTCGCCGACCTGCTACGGGTCCTCAACGGCGCCATCATTCGGCCCGACACGGATTGA
- a CDS encoding phytoene desaturase family protein codes for MPEFDSIVIGSGLGGSSAAAHLAAAGQRVLLLERYSVLGGSSHVFRRQGKWEFDCGVHYVGDCGPGGQIPTLMRGLGLDDRITWLPLDAAGFDTVRGPDLEFRLPADWDGYEANLVAAFPQDATGLRRMVRILRAIGEPWDRDRTPATISAQWSWIRKTGPAAAFAALPVISLFTMCGLAPRTILALSVHCGLLGSTPTRATTALYAVLLHNYVGGGAYYPRGGGQALSAGFAEVTASHGGTIRRNAAVEKILIDNNRVRGVRLAGGETITASSVVSAADILRTFRDLVGHEHLPLPYRARISQLKMSLPFINAYFGIEMDLSTAPNCNFFAIPTWDDATSLLKLANMQRTLLGGAGFADGEQWARRVAARQPMFVQSSSRRDPAHAAAAPAGHATVEVQSIVPHRPRLWGVDGYDIDGHEYRNDRTYNNVKAILLEGMAQRMEQAFPGAGSAIRFCELATPATQERYVGNTCGAPFGLDVTPTQIGPLRPGTRTPVEGLYLAGTSTAWGPATEGAMLSGRQAASAILGRDLSAEVRDGAVLADPSKLTAWPSDFDALRSASSQLDKTA; via the coding sequence ATGCCGGAATTCGACTCGATCGTCATCGGATCAGGGCTGGGTGGATCCTCGGCCGCCGCACATCTGGCGGCCGCGGGTCAGCGGGTGCTTCTGTTGGAGCGGTACTCGGTTCTCGGGGGCAGCTCGCATGTCTTCCGCCGGCAAGGCAAATGGGAGTTCGACTGCGGGGTGCACTACGTCGGCGATTGCGGGCCCGGCGGGCAGATCCCGACGCTGATGCGGGGATTGGGCCTCGACGACCGCATCACGTGGCTTCCGCTCGATGCTGCCGGATTCGACACCGTGCGAGGGCCGGATCTCGAATTCCGGCTGCCCGCGGACTGGGACGGCTACGAGGCCAACCTTGTGGCCGCCTTTCCCCAGGACGCCACAGGGCTACGCCGGATGGTCCGGATTCTGCGTGCCATCGGCGAACCGTGGGACCGCGACCGCACCCCCGCCACGATTTCCGCGCAGTGGTCGTGGATCCGCAAGACCGGTCCCGCGGCCGCCTTCGCCGCACTACCGGTGATCAGCCTGTTCACCATGTGCGGGCTCGCACCGCGCACGATTCTCGCCCTCTCGGTGCACTGCGGGCTGCTGGGATCGACCCCGACCAGAGCGACGACCGCGCTGTACGCGGTGCTACTGCACAACTACGTCGGTGGCGGCGCCTACTATCCCCGCGGCGGTGGGCAGGCCTTGTCGGCCGGATTCGCCGAGGTCACCGCGAGTCACGGCGGCACGATCCGCCGCAACGCCGCCGTGGAGAAGATCCTGATCGACAACAACCGCGTCCGAGGGGTACGCCTGGCCGGCGGCGAGACGATCACCGCGTCCTCGGTCGTCTCCGCCGCCGACATCCTGCGTACCTTCCGTGACCTGGTAGGCCACGAACACCTGCCGCTACCGTATCGAGCGCGCATCAGTCAGCTGAAGATGTCGTTGCCGTTCATCAACGCCTATTTCGGTATCGAGATGGATCTGTCGACCGCACCGAACTGCAACTTCTTCGCAATTCCGACCTGGGACGACGCCACCAGTCTGCTGAAGCTGGCCAACATGCAACGCACCTTGCTGGGCGGCGCCGGCTTCGCTGACGGTGAGCAGTGGGCGCGCCGAGTCGCGGCCCGCCAGCCGATGTTCGTCCAATCGTCTTCGCGGCGCGATCCCGCCCACGCCGCGGCAGCACCCGCCGGGCACGCCACCGTCGAGGTGCAGTCGATCGTCCCGCACCGGCCGCGTCTGTGGGGCGTCGACGGCTACGACATCGACGGCCACGAATACCGCAACGACCGCACCTACAACAACGTCAAGGCCATCCTCCTCGAGGGCATGGCTCAGCGGATGGAGCAAGCGTTCCCCGGAGCCGGGTCCGCTATCAGATTCTGCGAACTCGCCACCCCGGCCACCCAGGAACGATACGTCGGGAACACCTGCGGCGCGCCGTTCGGCCTCGACGTCACTCCCACGCAGATCGGCCCGCTGCGGCCGGGAACCAGAACTCCTGTCGAAGGGCTGTACCTCGCCGGCACCAGCACCGCGTGGGGCCCGGCGACCGAAGGCGCCATGCTCAGCGGACGGCAGGCGGCCAGCGCGATCCTCGGCCGGGACCTGAGCGCCGAAGTACGCGACGGCGCGGTGCTGGCCGACCCCTCCAAGCTCACCGCCTGGCCATCGGACTTCGACGCACTGCGCAGCGCGAGCAGCCAACTCGACAAGACCGCTTGA
- a CDS encoding M13 family metallopeptidase gives MTGCDSNSESLQRQRLDRRRFLRATAAVPLLVSIAACTSDTAPKRSTGPDLSGVDAAVRPQDDLYRHINGTWLRDFQLPPDKPTYGTFDELTDRTELRLREILEGLAGAAAGTDEQRMHAVYTGCLDTAARDRAGITPLADLLADIERATGKPDLAKVMGRLTALGVPGLVAVRVHADRTDPTRHRVYLSQSGLGMPDGSFYRDGRYADQQAAYRTYLERLGRAAGVPEPDVLATRVYELENAIAGGHVDLAAVIESMSSYNPHSWSGLRDLAPGFDWDAWLAGVTDRPARFETVVVDQPGYLPVAARLWAETDIAVWRDYLRLRVISRYAPALSTAFTEAHFDWNDRTLQGTQQPPEQWRTAVRVVRERLGDALGRAYAARHFPAESKKLAEELVADLLRAYRTALGEASWMSEATRQTAVAKVDKVVALVGVPLRGRDYTGMTIRQGDFVAALRAADGFEFAWQLAKLERPVDRGEWDFMTPADVNASYSWELNHICLPAAILQPPFFDPDADAAVNYGSIGVVIAHEMGHGFDTGGSKYDADGILRDWWTPEDKAAFEAKARLVVDQYNPLVPEGLTPEQHVDGTLTVTENFADLRGLTTALAAFRLAEQRRGVANPDYRSLFQAYARMWRQCASPEYQAMMLGLDSHSPVEFRVNQVVRNMPEFYTAYGVQPADRMYLEAGKRVAM, from the coding sequence ATGACTGGGTGCGACAGTAATTCGGAATCACTTCAACGGCAGCGACTGGATCGGCGGCGGTTCCTTCGCGCCACCGCGGCGGTGCCACTGCTGGTGTCGATCGCCGCCTGCACCTCGGATACTGCGCCGAAACGATCGACCGGACCGGATCTGTCGGGAGTGGACGCCGCCGTCCGGCCGCAGGACGACCTGTATCGGCATATCAACGGGACGTGGTTACGGGATTTCCAATTACCGCCGGACAAGCCAACCTACGGCACGTTCGACGAGCTCACCGATCGCACCGAGCTGCGACTGCGCGAGATTCTCGAGGGGTTGGCGGGCGCGGCGGCGGGGACCGATGAACAGCGCATGCACGCGGTCTACACCGGATGCCTCGACACCGCCGCGCGCGACCGGGCCGGGATCACCCCGCTCGCGGATCTGCTCGCCGATATCGAAAGAGCGACCGGCAAACCCGATCTCGCGAAGGTGATGGGCAGGCTCACCGCACTCGGGGTACCGGGGCTGGTCGCAGTGCGAGTCCACGCCGATCGCACGGATCCGACCAGGCACCGGGTCTACCTGTCGCAATCCGGGCTCGGGATGCCCGATGGCTCCTTCTACCGTGACGGGCGGTACGCCGACCAGCAGGCCGCCTACCGTACCTACCTCGAACGCCTCGGACGCGCGGCGGGCGTACCGGAGCCGGACGTGCTCGCCACGCGGGTGTACGAGCTGGAGAACGCAATCGCCGGCGGGCACGTGGATCTCGCAGCCGTCATCGAATCCATGTCGTCGTACAACCCCCACTCGTGGAGTGGATTGCGCGACCTGGCACCGGGATTCGACTGGGACGCTTGGCTCGCGGGGGTGACCGACCGGCCGGCGCGATTCGAGACGGTGGTGGTCGACCAGCCCGGATACCTGCCCGTGGCCGCCCGGCTGTGGGCCGAAACAGACATCGCCGTGTGGCGGGATTATCTGCGACTCAGGGTGATCTCACGCTACGCACCGGCGCTGTCCACCGCGTTCACCGAGGCGCACTTCGACTGGAACGACCGGACGTTGCAGGGAACCCAGCAGCCGCCGGAGCAGTGGCGCACGGCCGTACGGGTGGTACGGGAACGGCTCGGCGACGCTCTCGGTCGTGCGTATGCCGCACGTCATTTCCCGGCCGAGTCCAAGAAGCTCGCCGAAGAGCTGGTCGCGGATCTGCTGCGTGCCTACCGAACCGCGCTGGGAGAGGCTTCGTGGATGTCGGAGGCCACTCGGCAGACGGCGGTCGCCAAGGTGGACAAGGTCGTTGCACTGGTCGGCGTGCCCTTGCGCGGGCGCGACTATACCGGAATGACCATTCGGCAGGGCGATTTCGTCGCCGCGTTGCGCGCCGCGGACGGCTTCGAATTCGCCTGGCAATTGGCGAAACTGGAGCGGCCGGTGGATCGCGGCGAATGGGATTTCATGACACCCGCCGACGTGAATGCCAGCTACAGTTGGGAACTCAATCACATCTGCCTGCCCGCGGCCATTCTGCAACCGCCGTTCTTCGACCCGGATGCCGACGCGGCGGTCAACTACGGCAGCATCGGCGTCGTGATCGCGCACGAGATGGGCCACGGTTTCGATACCGGCGGCTCCAAATACGATGCGGACGGCATCCTGCGTGACTGGTGGACACCGGAGGACAAGGCGGCCTTCGAGGCAAAGGCGCGATTGGTGGTGGACCAGTACAACCCGCTCGTACCGGAAGGATTGACACCAGAGCAGCATGTCGACGGCACGCTCACCGTCACCGAGAATTTCGCCGACCTGCGCGGATTGACCACGGCGCTGGCGGCCTTCCGGCTCGCCGAACAGCGTCGCGGCGTGGCGAATCCGGACTACCGCTCGCTGTTCCAGGCGTACGCGCGCATGTGGCGGCAGTGCGCGAGCCCCGAGTACCAGGCCATGATGCTCGGGCTCGACTCGCACTCTCCCGTCGAATTCCGCGTCAATCAGGTGGTTCGCAATATGCCGGAGTTCTACACCGCGTACGGTGTCCAGCCCGCCGACCGGATGTATCTGGAAGCCGGCAAGCGAGTCGCCATGTGA
- a CDS encoding GNAT family N-acetyltransferase yields the protein MRRTVQLVRHRSQGIGTALTERAVALALEADVGRVVLTAAPYGERICRRLGFVTVGHVVRVRVQPAPTRSMSR from the coding sequence ATGCGGCGAACCGTCCAGCTGGTTCGGCACCGCTCCCAGGGCATCGGCACCGCACTCACCGAGCGCGCCGTCGCGCTGGCGCTGGAAGCCGACGTCGGGCGTGTAGTGCTCACCGCCGCGCCGTACGGAGAACGGATCTGCCGACGTCTTGGATTCGTCACCGTCGGGCACGTCGTCCGGGTACGCGTGCAGCCTGCGCCTACGAGGTCGATGTCACGGTAG